In the genome of Actinobacillus genomosp. 1, the window GTTCTAAACCGTATTGGTAAAGTGCGTTTTTCTTATAGCCGAACGTTTCCGCCACGATTGCCGCCGCTTTTTTCAGCGGTAATTCTTGGCACAGTAAACCGAGTAATTTAACCGCTTGAGCGGAAAATGCTTCATCTGCCTGTTCCGGTTTTCCTTCCACCACTAACACAATCTCACCTTTAATGCGATTACTCTCTTCATTTAACCATGCAATTAAATTTTCCAATGTATCGCCGTAAATGGTTTCCCATGTTTTGGTCATTTCACGAGCCATTACTACATAGCGATCAGCGCCTAACATTTTTTGCATATCTTCAAGCGTATCTAAAATGCGGTGTGTTGATTCGTAAAAAATCAGTGTACGAGGTTCATCAGCCACTTCAGCTAATTTATCACAACGTGATTTGGTTTTAGCCGGTAAGAACCCTTCAAAACAAAAACGGTCTGAGGCAATACCGGACGCACAAAGTGCGGTAATCGCCGCACAAGCACCGGGTAACGGCACGACTTTAATGCCGGCTTGGCGGCAATGGCGCACCAAGTGGAAACCCGGATCGCTAATTAACGGTGTACCGGCATCGGAAATCAAAGCGATATTCAATCCTTGTTGCAACTTTTCGACTAATACGGCAGCTTTTTGCTGTTCATTATGATCATGTAAAGCAAAAAACGGTTTTTTGATGCCGTAATGGCTAAGTAATAAACCGCTATGGCGGGTATCTTCCGCCGCAATTAAATCGACTTGGGCAAAAGTATCTAATGCTCGTTGTGTAATATCTCCAAGGTTACCGATTGGTGTTGCGACAATATACAAAGTACCGTTTTGTTCGTTTTTCATTTGCTTTTCACTCGTTTGATAAGTAAGATTTCAATATTATTCCGCCCATTATAGTCTATTAGGAGCAATACAATGGCGACTATTTTAAAACAGAAACTAAAAACTGTCTTTGTCCCAACTGCAATGGCACTTTTTCTTTCTGCTTGTACCGGTACAAGTTTCTTTGAAAATCCATTAACTAAAACAGTAAAAGACGAAGCCTATGCGACTTCAGAGTTTTATATCAATAAAGCGGATCAAGCGACGGATAAAGAAGATAAAATTACTTATCGCTTATTAGCTATTCGCAAATTAATTGATGAAAACAAAGCGGCCGAAGCACAAAATACCTTCGATGATCTCACTCTATCACTTGCAGAGATTCAGAAAAACGAAATTCAAAAAGTAGAATATAATTTGGTGGCGACGCAACTTGCCGCCTTACAAGGTAATGAAGCGCAAGCCGTTTCACTGTTAAGATTGATTCCTACCGCACAATTAAGCCGTACGCAAAGTTTACGTTATTATCAAACGCAGGCACGTATCGCGGAAAATCGTAAGGATATTATTGAAGCGGTTAAAGCCCGTTCTTTAATGACATCTCAATTGATTGATAACAAGTTACGTCAAGAAAATAACAACCAAATTTGGTCATTATTACGTAATGCCAATAAAGGTGCGCTTTCTGTAGCTAATCCGGGGCCGGGTGAAACCGAGTTTGCCGGTTGGTTAGCTTTAATTGCGGTTTATAACCAGAATGTTTCAACACCGGCGCAAATGCCTCAAGGTATTAATAACTGGAAACAACTCTATCCGAACCATAGTGCGGTAA includes:
- the rsmI gene encoding 16S rRNA (cytidine(1402)-2'-O)-methyltransferase; translation: MKNEQNGTLYIVATPIGNLGDITQRALDTFAQVDLIAAEDTRHSGLLLSHYGIKKPFFALHDHNEQQKAAVLVEKLQQGLNIALISDAGTPLISDPGFHLVRHCRQAGIKVVPLPGACAAITALCASGIASDRFCFEGFLPAKTKSRCDKLAEVADEPRTLIFYESTHRILDTLEDMQKMLGADRYVVMAREMTKTWETIYGDTLENLIAWLNEESNRIKGEIVLVVEGKPEQADEAFSAQAVKLLGLLCQELPLKKAAAIVAETFGYKKNALYQYGLEHLSDN